Proteins encoded in a region of the Flammeovirga yaeyamensis genome:
- a CDS encoding AAA family ATPase — translation MTDHKVLHDKIHEVISEVGKVVVGQDYMVNRLLIGLFTNGHVLLEGVPGLAKTLTVNTLSNVLDLDFQRIQFTPDLLPSDLVGTMIYNQREGKFEVKKGPVFSNLVLADEVNRSPAKVQAALLEAMQEKQVTIGETTYKLDRPFLVLATQNPVEQEGTYPLPEAQVDRFMLKVYINYPRKEDELEVMRRMSNQSFDDSVRSILSKDDIFAIRDAINDVKVNESLEQYIIDLIFATRFPNEYGLQEEAQYIQFGVSPRASINLHRAAKAIAFFDGRDYVLPEDIKEIAYDVLNHRIILNYEAEADNISTKQIIDSILNKVKISK, via the coding sequence ATGACAGATCATAAAGTTCTTCATGATAAAATTCATGAGGTAATTTCAGAAGTAGGAAAAGTAGTAGTTGGCCAAGATTATATGGTCAATCGTTTATTGATAGGTCTATTTACTAATGGCCACGTTTTATTAGAGGGTGTTCCTGGTTTGGCAAAAACATTAACAGTAAATACACTTTCTAATGTATTGGACTTAGATTTCCAACGTATTCAGTTTACCCCTGACTTGCTTCCATCTGATTTAGTTGGTACTATGATTTACAACCAAAGAGAAGGTAAGTTTGAGGTAAAGAAAGGTCCTGTTTTCTCTAACCTAGTATTAGCGGATGAGGTGAACCGTTCTCCTGCCAAAGTACAAGCTGCACTTCTTGAGGCAATGCAAGAGAAGCAAGTAACTATTGGTGAGACGACTTACAAATTGGATCGTCCATTCTTGGTATTGGCTACTCAAAACCCAGTTGAACAAGAAGGTACTTATCCACTTCCTGAAGCACAAGTCGACCGTTTTATGTTGAAAGTGTACATCAACTACCCTCGTAAAGAGGATGAGTTGGAAGTGATGAGAAGAATGTCGAACCAATCGTTTGATGATTCAGTAAGATCTATCCTTTCTAAAGATGATATTTTTGCTATTCGTGACGCTATCAATGATGTGAAAGTAAACGAAAGCTTAGAACAATATATTATTGATTTGATTTTCGCTACTCGTTTCCCTAATGAGTACGGTTTACAAGAAGAAGCACAATACATTCAGTTTGGTGTTTCTCCTCGTGCATCAATCAACCTGCATAGAGCGGCTAAAGCAATTGCCTTCTTCGATGGTAGAGACTATGTTCTTCCAGAAGATATTAAAGAGATTGCTTATGATGTATTGAACCACCGTATCATCTTAAACTATGAGGCGGAAGCTGATAATATCTCTACGAAACAGATTATTGATTCTATTTTGAATAAAGTAAAAATTTCAAAGTAG
- the rsmI gene encoding 16S rRNA (cytidine(1402)-2'-O)-methyltransferase, translated as MEETTLYIVPTPIGNLEDITARALRILNEVDTILAEDTRNTGKLLKHFEIKSNLQSHHAFNEHKTVEGLIKRLKSGEKIALVSDAGTPVISDPGYMLVRACGEADIRVETLPGATAFVPALVNSGLPADRFTFEGFLPHKKGRQTKIQELAEEQRTMIFYESPHRLVKFLEQLSTAWEPDRKASVSRELSKLHEDTKRGTLEELAQHYTEVPPKGEIVVVVEGKKIEKKPKGNKYKYKDEA; from the coding sequence ATGGAAGAAACTACATTATACATCGTTCCCACTCCGATTGGTAACTTAGAAGATATTACGGCTAGAGCATTGAGAATTCTTAATGAGGTCGATACCATTCTAGCTGAAGACACTAGAAATACTGGTAAACTTTTAAAGCACTTTGAGATCAAAAGTAACCTGCAAAGTCATCATGCTTTTAACGAGCATAAAACGGTAGAAGGCTTGATCAAAAGATTAAAAAGTGGAGAGAAAATCGCCTTAGTTTCTGATGCTGGAACTCCGGTAATATCAGATCCTGGCTATATGTTAGTTAGAGCATGTGGGGAAGCTGATATCCGTGTAGAAACACTACCTGGAGCGACTGCATTTGTACCTGCTTTGGTCAACTCTGGTTTACCTGCGGATCGTTTTACTTTTGAAGGTTTCCTTCCACATAAGAAAGGACGTCAGACTAAAATTCAAGAGTTAGCAGAGGAACAACGTACCATGATTTTTTATGAATCTCCTCACCGATTGGTGAAGTTTTTAGAACAATTGTCTACTGCATGGGAACCTGATAGAAAGGCCTCTGTATCTAGAGAATTATCTAAACTTCATGAGGATACCAAAAGAGGGACTTTAGAGGAATTGGCTCAACATTATACCGAAGTACCGCCAAAAGGGGAAATCGTTGTAGTGGTTGAAGGAAAGAAAATTGAAAAGAAACCAAAAGGAAATAAGTACAAATACAAAGACGAAGCATGA
- the lnt gene encoding apolipoprotein N-acyltransferase, giving the protein MRKLIYDFIQANSSKKWYLWLMALISGLFLGLSWHGALPLVFIGYVPLLEIERVISISDKKYKGWKVYFFSFITLFIFNVTAYWWLWYASAWATFGAWGANAALMALPVLAYHHTRKISKGKYFHLDFVCWMIAFEYLHMHWDFSWPWLNIGNVLSYTPKLAQWYEYTGAFGGTLWILMLNIYFFSFMVSGRKIVSIFFYLTIPITFSLYLYYTYEEEGTEIETVVVQPNIDCYSEKFRYNARTGEQNTKTYISPRKQVARMIELTEKEITPNTKFIFWPETSISQSIDEKHPDASGEVQLVNKMMQKYPNATLVTGADTYKIYGETPESETARHSERIGYYDVFNTGIRFHQKDSLEFYHKSQLVIGVETIPFPEILKPIILNFGGSSGGLGRQEDRDVFNNGAINVGPIICYESVYGEYVTEYVQNGADFLTVITNDGWWNDTPGHTQHLAFSSLRAIETRKSIARSANTGISCFINQRGDILDPIAYGEMGVEKGNVHINKKMTIYSEYGDFIARIASVLAVTMLVIGFVRNKSNKL; this is encoded by the coding sequence ATGAGAAAATTAATCTACGACTTCATTCAAGCAAACTCTTCTAAGAAATGGTATTTATGGCTAATGGCATTAATTAGCGGCCTTTTCTTGGGATTATCGTGGCATGGTGCTTTGCCGCTTGTATTTATTGGCTATGTTCCTTTGTTAGAAATTGAAAGGGTAATTAGCATTAGCGATAAAAAGTACAAAGGGTGGAAAGTATATTTCTTCTCTTTCATCACCTTATTTATTTTTAATGTTACTGCTTACTGGTGGCTTTGGTATGCTTCTGCTTGGGCTACTTTTGGTGCATGGGGAGCAAATGCAGCTTTAATGGCATTGCCTGTATTGGCTTATCATCATACTAGAAAAATATCAAAAGGAAAATACTTCCATCTAGACTTTGTTTGCTGGATGATCGCTTTTGAGTATTTACATATGCATTGGGATTTCTCTTGGCCTTGGTTAAACATTGGAAATGTATTAAGCTACACTCCAAAACTAGCTCAATGGTATGAATATACTGGTGCTTTTGGTGGTACACTTTGGATATTAATGCTGAATATCTACTTCTTCAGTTTTATGGTGAGTGGTAGAAAAATAGTTTCTATTTTCTTCTATTTAACGATACCTATCACCTTCTCATTATACTTGTATTACACCTATGAGGAAGAAGGTACTGAGATCGAAACAGTGGTTGTACAACCTAATATTGACTGTTATTCGGAGAAGTTCAGGTACAATGCTAGAACGGGAGAACAAAATACAAAGACGTATATCTCTCCAAGAAAGCAAGTCGCTCGCATGATTGAGTTGACGGAAAAAGAAATTACTCCAAATACTAAATTTATCTTTTGGCCTGAAACATCCATCAGTCAGAGTATCGATGAGAAACATCCTGATGCTTCCGGTGAGGTACAATTGGTCAATAAAATGATGCAGAAGTATCCAAATGCTACTTTGGTTACTGGTGCAGATACTTATAAAATTTACGGTGAAACGCCTGAATCAGAAACTGCCCGTCATTCAGAGAGAATTGGTTACTATGATGTATTCAACACAGGCATTCGTTTTCATCAAAAAGATTCTTTGGAATTCTATCATAAATCTCAATTGGTCATTGGTGTAGAAACTATACCATTCCCTGAAATCTTAAAACCTATCATCTTAAACTTCGGAGGAAGTTCTGGAGGATTAGGAAGGCAAGAGGATAGAGATGTATTTAACAATGGAGCTATTAATGTTGGTCCGATTATCTGTTACGAATCTGTTTATGGTGAGTATGTGACTGAATATGTTCAAAATGGTGCTGATTTCTTAACAGTCATTACGAACGATGGTTGGTGGAATGACACTCCTGGACATACTCAACACCTTGCGTTTTCATCACTTAGAGCGATAGAAACTAGAAAAAGTATCGCTCGTTCGGCAAATACAGGTATATCGTGTTTCATTAATCAAAGAGGAGATATTCTTGACCCTATCGCTTATGGCGAAATGGGTGTTGAAAAAGGAAACGTTCATATCAACAAAAAAATGACTATCTATTCTGAATATGGAGATTTTATAGCTCGTATTGCTAGTGTATTGGCGGTAACTATGTTGGTCATTGGTTTTGTAAGAAATAAATCGAATAAATTATAA
- a CDS encoding methylated-DNA--[protein]-cysteine S-methyltransferase: MKTTIFRDYIESPIGLIVVEATSKGVSSIRFLDENEEVLNDLTNPHTMEAIEWIDQYFNGESKLGFEFPLDLQGTTFQKTVWKELCKIKYGTVVSYLDISERIGNPKAIRAVGAANGQNPIALAIPCHRVIGSDGSLTGYAGGIGRKKWLLQHEGHTKYGHEQLSMF, translated from the coding sequence ATGAAAACCACAATTTTTAGAGATTATATTGAAAGCCCGATAGGCTTGATCGTTGTTGAAGCGACCTCTAAAGGTGTTTCTTCTATCAGATTCCTTGATGAAAATGAGGAAGTATTGAATGATCTAACAAACCCCCACACAATGGAGGCGATAGAATGGATTGATCAGTACTTTAATGGAGAAAGTAAATTGGGATTTGAGTTTCCATTGGATTTACAAGGAACCACTTTTCAAAAGACAGTTTGGAAAGAGCTTTGTAAAATTAAATACGGTACAGTAGTTTCTTATCTTGATATTTCTGAGCGTATTGGTAATCCAAAAGCAATTCGTGCTGTTGGTGCTGCAAATGGTCAAAATCCTATTGCTTTGGCTATACCCTGCCATAGAGTGATAGGAAGTGATGGATCGCTTACAGGATATGCAGGTGGTATTGGTCGTAAAAAGTGGCTTTTGCAACATGAGGGGCACACTAAATACGGGCATGAACAATTAAGCATGTTTTGA
- a CDS encoding chemotaxis protein CheC, whose translation MTQSQFSVENTYLINDITNIALGNVAQSLSTVMKDEIIIRNVQEVKSLDNDTLLGKENNGNVYVLTTNIIGDMNAHTMLLIHAEDEQGIIEKILPTSEWGKKEMREAMLMELDNILIAAFVTKLANLFNNKIYGHVPSIKEMNSSQFEEQIKQVEAETNISYALKAELAAFKSRVKLDLVCVFDESLVPTVNNFDIDKAFVGHQEETQQKDCGDSKKGFFKSIFG comes from the coding sequence ATGACTCAATCCCAATTTTCAGTAGAGAATACCTATCTAATTAATGATATAACTAACATTGCCCTCGGAAATGTTGCCCAGTCTTTGTCTACCGTAATGAAAGATGAAATCATAATAAGGAATGTTCAAGAAGTTAAGTCTTTAGATAATGACACCTTACTTGGTAAAGAGAACAATGGTAACGTTTATGTTTTAACCACCAATATTATTGGGGATATGAATGCCCATACTATGCTTCTTATTCATGCAGAAGATGAACAAGGGATCATAGAGAAAATACTACCTACTTCTGAATGGGGTAAAAAAGAAATGAGGGAAGCAATGCTGATGGAACTAGATAATATTCTTATTGCAGCATTTGTGACCAAATTGGCCAACTTATTCAACAATAAGATCTATGGCCATGTACCAAGTATCAAAGAAATGAACTCTTCACAGTTTGAAGAACAAATCAAGCAAGTAGAAGCTGAAACGAATATTTCTTATGCTTTAAAAGCTGAGCTAGCCGCCTTTAAATCGAGAGTAAAACTAGATTTAGTATGTGTTTTTGATGAAAGCTTGGTACCTACAGTAAATAACTTTGATATTGATAAAGCATTTGTGGGACATCAAGAAGAAACCCAGCAAAAAGATTGTGGAGATAGTAAAAAAGGCTTCTTTAAAAGTATTTTCGGTTAA
- a CDS encoding chemotaxis protein CheA, with amino-acid sequence MNQEELKQIFLAEAEASFEELNRLFTQLEKNITDREATEAIFRIIHTLKGNAAAMGFEDIAAIGHLLEDIFSEIRKGKIVLTSMVFNDLFKAIDKLGEMIDGIKAEKKVPYKGLRAKLKVILRNLKGEIEYKATQGGESSEEKDKALDAILASKVEMKEETVEASALQEQPVPIGVPLAEEFDDESKSEDKKAKITFSDFVQVPVSKLDTLLNLVGELAIEKDRIIAQGASFGTTNEYTRLYRITSDLQYSVMGVRLVQVGALFHKFHRIVRDVATLEGKKVNLKLEGTEIEIDRNVLQIISDSMIHLVRNAVSHGIESPEERKKKGKKEEGNILLRASSDKEYVIIEVIDDGNGVDAKKIRKKVLEKNLASREALSALSDDDVVKFIFEPGFSSVDNVTSVSGRGVGMDVVKKAVDSVGGKINTKTILGHGTTFSLSLPSSMAVKSALLFVVNEVEYAIPLSFTEAVISVKKSAIHKVGNGLVTTHLEETISVMFLKDIFDCANNEELLEPHLLHKSFDQIDDQVSKINIVVVSVDNRMIGFVVDRLLQQKEIIEKPLGKPVENARFISGATILGNGNVCLVLDANDISEFLFKPTFATV; translated from the coding sequence ATGAACCAAGAAGAACTAAAACAGATATTTCTTGCTGAAGCGGAAGCCAGTTTTGAGGAATTGAACAGGCTATTTACTCAGCTCGAAAAAAATATAACTGATAGAGAAGCCACAGAAGCTATCTTCAGAATTATTCATACGCTAAAAGGTAATGCTGCAGCGATGGGATTCGAAGATATAGCTGCTATTGGTCATCTATTAGAAGATATCTTCAGCGAAATCCGTAAAGGAAAAATTGTTCTAACTTCCATGGTATTTAATGATCTCTTTAAAGCGATAGATAAGCTTGGAGAGATGATTGATGGCATAAAAGCAGAGAAAAAAGTACCATACAAAGGACTAAGAGCAAAACTGAAAGTAATTCTAAGAAACCTTAAAGGTGAAATAGAATACAAAGCGACACAAGGAGGGGAATCTTCAGAAGAAAAAGACAAGGCATTAGATGCAATTTTAGCCTCTAAAGTCGAGATGAAAGAAGAAACCGTAGAAGCTTCAGCCTTGCAAGAACAACCTGTTCCAATAGGTGTTCCTTTAGCCGAAGAATTTGATGATGAAAGTAAAAGTGAAGACAAAAAGGCAAAAATCACTTTCTCTGATTTTGTTCAAGTTCCAGTAAGTAAACTAGATACACTTCTGAACTTAGTTGGGGAATTAGCTATCGAAAAAGATAGAATAATTGCTCAAGGAGCAAGTTTTGGGACAACCAATGAGTATACTAGACTCTATAGAATCACATCAGATTTACAATATTCTGTAATGGGAGTGCGCTTGGTACAAGTTGGTGCCTTATTTCATAAGTTCCATAGAATTGTTCGTGATGTAGCTACTCTTGAAGGAAAGAAAGTAAACCTGAAACTTGAAGGAACAGAAATTGAAATTGATCGTAATGTACTTCAGATCATTTCAGATTCTATGATTCATTTGGTAAGAAATGCAGTGAGTCATGGAATTGAAAGTCCAGAAGAGAGAAAGAAAAAAGGAAAAAAAGAAGAAGGTAATATTCTTCTAAGAGCATCATCAGATAAAGAATATGTAATCATCGAAGTAATTGATGATGGAAATGGAGTAGATGCTAAAAAAATCAGGAAAAAAGTCCTAGAAAAGAACTTAGCATCAAGAGAAGCATTATCCGCATTATCAGATGATGATGTCGTGAAATTTATCTTCGAACCAGGCTTTTCTAGTGTCGATAATGTCACTTCCGTAAGTGGACGTGGAGTTGGAATGGATGTGGTTAAAAAGGCAGTAGATTCTGTTGGTGGTAAGATAAATACCAAAACCATATTGGGACATGGAACAACTTTTAGTTTGAGTTTACCAAGTTCTATGGCCGTAAAATCTGCATTGTTATTTGTAGTAAATGAAGTAGAATATGCCATACCTCTATCATTTACTGAAGCAGTAATTTCCGTTAAAAAATCGGCCATTCATAAAGTGGGAAATGGATTAGTAACCACACATTTGGAGGAGACGATTTCAGTGATGTTCCTAAAGGATATTTTTGATTGTGCCAACAACGAAGAGTTATTAGAACCTCATCTTCTCCACAAATCATTTGATCAAATTGATGATCAAGTATCTAAAATTAATATAGTGGTAGTATCAGTAGATAATCGAATGATTGGTTTTGTTGTAGATAGACTACTACAACAAAAAGAAATAATCGAGAAACCACTTGGAAAACCGGTTGAAAATGCGAGATTTATAAGTGGAGCCACCATACTAGGAAACGGTAATGTTTGCTTAGTTTTAGATGCCAACGACATCTCAGAATTCTTATTCAAACCAACATTTGCAACAGTTTAA
- a CDS encoding response regulator — MARKVLIVDDSLYMRSIIKDALENAGYEVIGQASNGVEAIDLALDTEPDLITLDNILPDMLGLDILKTLKEEELESKIIMISAVGQQSVVDEGMNLGLDSYLVKPFTPEQLTDAINQIM, encoded by the coding sequence ATGGCAAGAAAAGTTTTAATCGTAGACGACTCATTGTATATGCGTTCCATAATCAAAGACGCACTAGAAAATGCCGGATACGAAGTTATTGGACAAGCTTCTAATGGAGTAGAAGCAATTGATTTAGCACTTGATACAGAACCTGATTTAATTACCCTTGATAATATTCTTCCAGATATGCTAGGGTTGGATATCCTGAAAACACTCAAAGAAGAAGAATTGGAATCAAAAATTATTATGATCAGTGCTGTAGGACAACAGTCTGTTGTAGACGAAGGAATGAACCTAGGCTTGGATAGCTACTTGGTAAAACCTTTTACACCAGAACAGTTGACCGATGCAATCAATCAAATAATGTAA
- a CDS encoding chemotaxis protein CheW → MNLEEPNGVTPSPSLPEENASPVELNRIDTDDQEKKSNIIVFRLGEEEYGLHIDQIKEVVITPRITKVPLTPSYVKGVANIRGNILAIIDLEDKFALSNTISETSGYTLVVESHEYNMAILVKDVPNTLSVSDNDIDYSPSVVADMQGEQDYINGIIKIGERLIILIDIFKIITKEDLKPVLGT, encoded by the coding sequence ATGAACCTTGAAGAACCAAATGGAGTAACGCCTTCACCTTCTTTACCAGAGGAAAATGCTTCTCCTGTGGAATTGAACCGTATTGATACGGACGATCAGGAAAAGAAAAGTAATATTATTGTTTTTAGATTAGGTGAAGAGGAGTATGGGTTGCACATCGATCAGATTAAAGAAGTCGTGATTACCCCAAGAATTACAAAAGTTCCTTTAACTCCTTCCTACGTGAAAGGAGTGGCGAATATTAGAGGTAATATTTTAGCAATAATAGATCTAGAAGATAAGTTTGCATTAAGTAATACCATAAGTGAAACAAGTGGGTATACATTAGTTGTAGAAAGCCATGAGTACAACATGGCAATTCTAGTAAAAGATGTACCTAATACCTTATCAGTTAGCGATAACGACATAGATTATTCTCCCTCGGTGGTCGCCGATATGCAAGGAGAACAAGACTATATTAATGGAATAATAAAAATTGGAGAACGTTTAATCATTCTAATTGACATCTTTAAAATCATTACAAAAGAAGACCTTAAACCCGTATTGGGAACTTAA